A single Candidatus Desulfarcum epimagneticum DNA region contains:
- a CDS encoding exported hypothetical protein (Evidence 5 : Unknown function) translates to MLIKKRIIVLIVICATLAFCQTCFSEDLELTTEQTDETFTVTISMNGAPNNVKAFGFDVWYCEDSLEYQKYEKGGLTQQFDAGGDDYMFESNRIGQHIRVGGYNASRPIASGTSGAIVKLFFNITAHTAECDISLHNLTDDISQWSYQNYRFIHTPSNLTWYKDSDGDKYSEGTRQSSGTQPAGYYLSSDLIATSGDCDDNNASVNPAAAENCDNDIDDNCDGIIAVCPSIDAEDKVAGKAIPSTGNYTIVNSGMTTNDVTVRFSGTLYRDKNRNGKIDSGTDEDLGAITDPAKIKLSPGPYLVEWTAQNPNGDTASEIQQINVIPQVMFNRKKQVAHLTGTPQTISIGIKTNGEAAAYPVTVPYTVASDPNNPAINPDDHNAPAGNIQIGEDSSSDSISFDFNATGSLNSGKKRGVVIFNINADSLSNAVTGGTASHEVVLIDINKENLPPKVLIKLKKTGESSYSDISKITVAQGINIDVKLETSDPNGGDTVAVEWNCSRHIDNCPVDGAAEWTIGTSSLPEGLYTIEAKATDDNSANSNKGPLTQNNVCLLKVVASGTALVDDSTGNGIFDDQYDSDGDGIFDDQDDDIDGDGILNNVDNVNDVANILRAPKNAKKQQTLSAESGLTLSLGKYAFKAGKGALIDLTDIDDGGGTDIGEYDDIIDVLDFEIDGLAETGEKAKLVLPLSKATGTNTVYRKFSDQTGWATFVSDADNKIYTAVTEDPEGICPDAGNSLYTEVDNATGVMPSGMYCLQLEIKDGGPYDTDGAENGKIADPGAVANNSNVISGGGGGGGGGGGCSLNRNVNFSPTLLLMFLISIIYITKHALLKMKK, encoded by the coding sequence ATGCTTATCAAAAAGCGCATAATTGTCCTTATTGTCATTTGCGCGACGCTTGCATTTTGCCAAACATGCTTTTCCGAGGACCTGGAGCTTACAACCGAACAAACTGACGAAACTTTTACTGTCACAATTTCCATGAACGGCGCCCCAAACAATGTGAAAGCGTTTGGTTTCGACGTCTGGTATTGCGAAGACAGCCTGGAATACCAAAAATATGAAAAAGGAGGTTTAACACAGCAATTTGACGCCGGCGGCGATGACTACATGTTTGAATCCAACAGAATAGGCCAGCATATCAGAGTGGGCGGTTATAATGCAAGCAGGCCGATCGCAAGCGGAACATCCGGGGCCATCGTAAAGCTTTTTTTCAATATAACCGCTCACACTGCCGAGTGCGACATTTCGCTTCACAATCTGACAGATGACATATCCCAGTGGTCTTATCAAAACTATCGATTCATACATACTCCCAGCAATCTCACATGGTATAAAGATTCGGATGGAGACAAATATTCGGAGGGAACCAGGCAAAGCTCCGGGACACAACCGGCGGGTTATTATTTATCGTCAGATTTGATTGCCACGTCAGGCGATTGCGACGACAACAACGCGTCCGTAAATCCCGCCGCCGCTGAAAACTGTGACAATGACATTGATGACAACTGCGATGGCATCATAGCAGTCTGCCCTTCAATTGACGCGGAGGATAAAGTCGCCGGAAAAGCCATACCCTCGACCGGGAATTATACCATAGTCAATTCAGGGATGACAACCAATGATGTGACCGTAAGATTTTCAGGAACCTTATATCGCGACAAAAACAGAAATGGGAAAATTGACAGCGGGACGGATGAAGACCTTGGCGCAATAACCGACCCAGCAAAAATCAAGCTGTCCCCGGGACCTTATCTTGTAGAGTGGACAGCGCAAAACCCAAATGGAGACACAGCGTCTGAAATTCAACAGATTAATGTGATTCCGCAAGTTATGTTTAACCGCAAAAAACAGGTGGCGCACTTAACGGGCACGCCGCAAACCATCTCTATAGGAATAAAAACAAATGGCGAGGCGGCGGCATACCCGGTGACCGTTCCTTATACTGTCGCCTCCGATCCAAACAATCCCGCCATCAATCCCGATGATCATAATGCGCCCGCCGGAAACATTCAAATTGGCGAAGATTCGTCGTCAGATTCAATTTCTTTTGATTTTAACGCCACGGGCAGCTTAAATAGCGGCAAAAAAAGGGGCGTTGTCATTTTTAATATCAACGCCGATTCGCTCTCCAATGCGGTGACAGGGGGAACAGCTTCACATGAAGTGGTTCTGATCGATATCAATAAGGAAAATCTTCCCCCGAAGGTTTTGATTAAATTAAAAAAAACAGGGGAGTCAAGCTACTCTGACATATCGAAAATAACAGTCGCCCAAGGAATTAATATTGATGTAAAGCTGGAAACTTCCGACCCCAATGGAGGAGACACGGTCGCGGTGGAATGGAATTGTTCGCGCCATATAGATAATTGCCCTGTTGATGGCGCGGCGGAATGGACCATTGGCACCAGCTCGCTTCCGGAAGGTTTATATACCATAGAAGCAAAGGCGACGGATGATAACAGCGCCAATTCCAACAAAGGCCCTTTGACTCAAAACAATGTTTGTCTGCTTAAAGTGGTCGCTTCCGGGACCGCTTTGGTGGACGACAGCACCGGCAATGGAATTTTTGATGATCAGTATGATAGCGATGGCGACGGCATTTTCGACGATCAGGATGACGATATAGACGGGGACGGCATATTGAATAATGTTGACAATGTCAACGATGTCGCCAACATTCTGCGGGCCCCAAAAAATGCGAAAAAACAACAGACCCTGTCCGCCGAATCCGGTCTTACTTTAAGTTTAGGCAAGTATGCGTTTAAAGCCGGCAAAGGAGCGCTAATAGACCTGACTGATATTGATGACGGAGGGGGAACGGATATAGGCGAATATGATGATATAATAGATGTTCTCGATTTCGAGATAGATGGGCTTGCTGAAACAGGCGAAAAAGCGAAATTGGTCTTGCCTTTATCAAAAGCCACTGGAACCAATACAGTTTATCGTAAATTTTCCGATCAAACGGGGTGGGCAACCTTTGTGTCTGACGCCGACAATAAGATATATACGGCCGTGACCGAAGATCCGGAGGGGATATGCCCTGATGCGGGGAATTCTTTATATACGGAAGTTGACAATGCAACCGGCGTTATGCCGTCGGGAATGTATTGCCTGCAATTGGAAATAAAAGATGGCGGGCCATACGACACTGATGGGGCTGAAAATGGCAAAATCGCCGATCCTGGGGCTGTGGCAAACAATTCCAATGTTATTTCTGGTGGCGGAGGCGGAGGTGGCGGAGGTGGCGGTTGCAGTCTGAATAGAAACGTAAATTTTTCTCCAACACTTTTATTAATGTTTTTGATATCCATTATTTATATAACAAAACACGCATTGTTAAAAATGAAAAAATGA
- a CDS encoding conserved hypothetical protein (Evidence 4 : Unknown function but conserved in other organisms) gives MMKDYFDSLASGIEQKIALNPESKTPRKVYALEVARLGARLYGGKDTVAWCGVAAPFDLLSAMGVVSCFVEFVGAMLASTGTAGDFMQAAENQGFGGDACGYHRAILGAAEKGVMPVPDFLIATTCPCSGGVAVMENLARDFKKDLFVLNVPQEPSPEGVRYLADQMREMVAFVSDHTGRPLDPAALSKAVEKTNQARKIMADVYRLAQSVPSPANSMDLANFGIVAALFLGTDAGMDLAGAYCDDFSKKVENKTSGAAEERLRLLWIQNRIQYKNPLIKFLENELGAVIVADELNDITWDPIDPDDPFPGFAQRAISIPFNGWGVRRVAHLQKMVREYQVDGAVNPCHFGCRQGTGMRGLIGEGLKEIGVPVLNLEVDCVDSRNFAEGQLKTRLEAFAEMLEARRQG, from the coding sequence ATGATGAAAGACTACTTTGACTCCCTGGCGTCCGGGATTGAGCAAAAAATCGCCCTTAATCCCGAATCGAAAACCCCCCGCAAGGTTTACGCCCTGGAGGTGGCCCGCCTGGGCGCCCGTCTTTACGGGGGAAAGGACACGGTGGCGTGGTGCGGGGTGGCGGCGCCCTTTGATCTTTTGAGCGCCATGGGCGTGGTCTCGTGTTTCGTGGAGTTCGTGGGCGCCATGCTGGCCTCCACAGGCACGGCCGGGGACTTCATGCAGGCGGCCGAGAACCAGGGATTCGGGGGCGACGCCTGCGGGTATCACCGGGCCATCCTGGGGGCCGCCGAAAAGGGCGTCATGCCCGTGCCCGACTTTCTCATCGCCACCACCTGTCCCTGCTCCGGCGGAGTGGCGGTCATGGAGAACCTGGCCCGGGATTTCAAAAAAGACCTGTTTGTCTTAAATGTGCCCCAGGAGCCGTCCCCGGAAGGCGTGAGGTACCTGGCGGACCAGATGCGCGAGATGGTCGCCTTTGTCTCCGACCACACGGGCCGGCCCCTTGATCCGGCCGCCCTTTCCAAAGCGGTGGAAAAAACCAACCAGGCCCGGAAAATCATGGCGGATGTGTACCGCCTGGCCCAGTCGGTTCCTTCTCCGGCAAACAGCATGGACCTGGCCAATTTCGGAATCGTGGCGGCCCTTTTCCTGGGAACCGACGCGGGCATGGACCTGGCCGGCGCCTATTGTGACGATTTTTCAAAAAAAGTGGAAAACAAAACATCCGGGGCGGCTGAGGAAAGGCTCCGTCTGCTCTGGATTCAAAACCGGATTCAGTATAAAAATCCCCTGATCAAATTTCTGGAAAACGAACTCGGGGCCGTGATTGTGGCCGACGAGCTTAATGACATCACCTGGGACCCCATCGACCCCGACGACCCCTTCCCGGGTTTTGCCCAAAGGGCCATCTCCATCCCCTTCAACGGATGGGGCGTTCGCCGCGTGGCCCATCTGCAAAAGATGGTCCGGGAATACCAGGTGGACGGCGCCGTCAATCCCTGCCATTTCGGCTGCCGCCAGGGCACAGGCATGAGGGGGCTCATCGGTGAAGGGTTGAAAGAAATCGGGGTCCCGGTTTTAAACCTGGAGGTGGACTGCGTGGATTCCCGGAATTTCGCCGAGGGGCAGTTGAAAACCCGGCTGGAGGCGTTCGCTGAAATGCTGGAAGCCCGGCGGCAGGGATAA
- a CDS encoding conserved hypothetical protein (Evidence 4 : Unknown function but conserved in other organisms), giving the protein MDERKKIAFTCAHTPLPVIDAAGFSPYRILPMGDFPDQAGGRLHDNLCPHVKKVLDIGLADAMPEIAGMVLMNSCDAMRRLADAWRHARPDDRLILLDMPATADPLAVTFFAGEIKRLSAELSQWSGAPVSDDQIMDAVGRFNHLSRLIDKAARKLRAGEIKGGAGKLQEIVNLAFSAPMDHSVNEIEKILQTAEPAAPDKDTPRVFLFGNVMPDPGALAFFESCGLKIVGDDLCTGARMFNPIDMENPGEDVHVRLAKGLLSRTPCPRTFFPENPGSIADQTADGAKECGAEAVIGHTLKFCDPYIDRLPIIRKRMKEEGFPLLLLEGDCSLRSAEQHRTRIEAFVEMLR; this is encoded by the coding sequence ATGGATGAAAGAAAAAAAATCGCCTTCACCTGCGCCCACACCCCCCTGCCCGTCATCGACGCGGCCGGATTTTCCCCTTATCGGATATTGCCCATGGGGGATTTCCCGGATCAGGCCGGGGGCCGCCTCCACGACAATTTATGCCCCCATGTGAAAAAAGTTCTGGACATCGGCCTTGCCGACGCCATGCCGGAGATCGCCGGCATGGTTCTGATGAACAGCTGCGACGCCATGCGCCGGCTGGCCGACGCCTGGCGCCACGCCCGGCCCGATGACCGGCTCATCCTTCTGGACATGCCCGCCACGGCGGATCCTCTGGCCGTGACCTTTTTCGCCGGGGAAATCAAAAGGCTGTCGGCCGAGCTGTCCCAATGGTCGGGCGCGCCTGTCTCCGACGACCAAATCATGGACGCGGTCGGGCGTTTCAACCATCTGAGCCGCCTGATCGACAAAGCGGCCCGAAAACTGCGGGCCGGGGAAATCAAAGGCGGCGCCGGAAAGCTCCAGGAGATCGTGAACCTGGCCTTTTCAGCGCCCATGGACCACAGCGTGAATGAGATCGAAAAAATCCTTCAAACGGCCGAACCGGCGGCGCCGGACAAAGACACGCCCCGGGTGTTTCTGTTTGGCAACGTGATGCCCGACCCGGGGGCGCTGGCGTTTTTCGAATCGTGCGGCCTTAAAATCGTGGGGGACGATCTTTGCACCGGCGCCCGGATGTTCAACCCCATTGACATGGAAAACCCGGGGGAGGATGTCCATGTCCGGCTGGCCAAAGGGCTGTTGAGCCGGACCCCCTGCCCGAGAACCTTTTTTCCTGAAAATCCCGGCTCCATCGCCGACCAGACAGCGGACGGGGCCAAAGAATGCGGCGCCGAAGCCGTGATCGGCCACACGCTGAAATTCTGCGATCCGTACATCGACCGCCTGCCCATCATCCGAAAACGCATGAAAGAAGAAGGTTTTCCCCTGCTTCTTCTGGAAGGCGACTGCTCCTTAAGATCGGCGGAGCAGCACCGGACGCGCATTGAGGCGTTTGTTGAAATGTTGAGATAA
- a CDS encoding Transcriptional regulator, LuxR family, whose amino-acid sequence MFIQGYSEVSVKRAGVRSDVVCDLKWGAHFKFNRDIRELFPYINGAVPDARYQVRPPHTRFVHENVQCSLYPKEAMVAPFRGQRQCFLFIENLIRFLNDLYDRRKSLSPSHKVYREPVSVMDILKALPRNNCRECGRKTCMAFAVALREGEASPAQCPGLAKPITTYTVFPVLGEDGTVKSTFAIESEAGEPRADETRAPSADGKSDKTRRDRFGIRIQYDLTPREIEVLRCVAEGATNPEISERLNISPHTVKSHVIHIFNKINVNHRAQAAVWAAKNQVV is encoded by the coding sequence ATGTTCATCCAGGGATATTCCGAAGTGTCGGTGAAAAGGGCCGGGGTTCGCTCGGATGTCGTCTGCGATTTGAAATGGGGGGCCCATTTTAAATTCAACCGCGATATCCGGGAGCTGTTTCCCTATATCAACGGCGCGGTCCCGGACGCGCGGTATCAGGTCCGGCCCCCGCACACACGGTTTGTCCATGAAAATGTTCAGTGCTCGCTTTATCCGAAGGAGGCCATGGTCGCGCCATTCAGGGGCCAAAGACAATGTTTTTTGTTTATTGAAAACCTCATCCGCTTCCTCAACGATCTCTATGACCGCCGGAAAAGCCTGAGCCCCAGCCATAAAGTGTATCGGGAGCCGGTTTCCGTCATGGACATACTCAAGGCGCTGCCCCGGAACAATTGCCGGGAGTGCGGGCGCAAAACCTGCATGGCGTTCGCCGTCGCGCTTCGGGAAGGGGAGGCCTCTCCGGCGCAATGCCCGGGACTCGCCAAACCGATCACGACCTACACGGTTTTCCCGGTTCTGGGCGAGGACGGAACGGTGAAATCCACATTCGCCATAGAAAGCGAAGCCGGTGAGCCCCGCGCGGATGAGACCCGCGCCCCTTCGGCGGACGGGAAATCCGATAAAACCCGGCGGGACCGTTTCGGAATTCGGATTCAATACGACCTGACGCCCAGGGAGATTGAAGTCCTTCGATGCGTGGCCGAAGGGGCCACCAACCCGGAGATTTCCGAGCGGCTGAATATCAGCCCGCACACCGTGAAATCCCATGTGATTCATATTTTTAACAAAATCAACGTGAACCATCGCGCCCAGGCCGCTGTCTGGGCCGCGAAAAACCAGGTGGTGTGA
- a CDS encoding Fe-S cluster protein, whose amino-acid sequence MSQFNNVMEILKLLEKSNCRKCDEPTCLAFAAKVFTGEKQLSDCPRIDPETAARHGVQEKKKTAYEVDVDRALETMKEKIARADLSEASSRTGGVFENGKLTLKIMGKDFSVDQNGKLYSDIHVNPWVAGPVLSYILNCEGRSLTGDWAPMRELPGGKDWARFFEHQCVRPLKKVADHYTDFFMDIVKLFNGRKTDLFFQSDMALVLSPLPLTPILICYWNPEEGMESDLKVFFDSSAGDNIGAEGLYSLGVGILRMFEKLSRRHGVTTS is encoded by the coding sequence ATGTCACAATTCAACAACGTAATGGAAATACTAAAACTGCTGGAAAAATCCAACTGCAGAAAATGCGATGAGCCCACCTGTCTGGCGTTTGCCGCGAAAGTGTTTACGGGAGAGAAACAGCTTTCGGACTGCCCCCGGATCGACCCTGAGACGGCCGCCCGACACGGCGTCCAGGAGAAAAAAAAGACGGCTTACGAGGTCGATGTGGACCGGGCGCTGGAGACCATGAAAGAAAAAATCGCCCGGGCGGATCTTTCAGAGGCGTCATCCCGGACCGGCGGGGTTTTTGAGAATGGCAAGCTGACGCTTAAAATCATGGGCAAGGATTTCAGCGTGGATCAAAACGGCAAGCTGTATTCGGACATCCATGTCAATCCCTGGGTCGCCGGCCCGGTCCTGTCCTACATTCTCAACTGCGAAGGGCGCTCTTTGACCGGCGACTGGGCGCCCATGCGGGAATTGCCCGGCGGCAAGGACTGGGCCCGGTTTTTTGAGCATCAATGCGTCCGCCCCTTGAAAAAAGTGGCCGATCATTACACGGATTTTTTCATGGATATCGTCAAGCTTTTCAATGGCCGGAAAACCGATCTTTTTTTTCAGTCCGACATGGCCCTGGTTCTTTCTCCGCTGCCGCTGACGCCCATTCTCATTTGCTACTGGAACCCGGAAGAAGGCATGGAGTCGGATTTGAAAGTGTTTTTCGACTCCAGCGCCGGGGACAATATCGGCGCCGAAGGTCTGTACTCGCTGGGAGTGGGGATACTGCGTATGTTTGAAAAACTTTCCCGAAGGCATGGAGTGACGACATCGTAA
- the vapC gene encoding Ribonuclease VapC yields MFAIDTNLLVYAHNADSDFNEKAVAFLERVLNERDEDGKLGICIPAQVLTEFINVITRHNVRSPLPLSQAIIVVQDYLNTGVSIITQKESQIYTFLDQLSSVTTRKNIFDIALIATLRDNGVRGIYTVNVSDFKGFDFLEVVNPLE; encoded by the coding sequence ATGTTCGCAATCGATACAAATCTGCTGGTCTATGCCCATAACGCAGACTCTGACTTTAATGAAAAAGCGGTGGCTTTTTTGGAAAGAGTTCTGAATGAGAGAGATGAGGACGGCAAGTTGGGGATTTGCATTCCCGCGCAGGTTCTGACTGAATTCATAAATGTCATCACCCGGCATAATGTGCGAAGTCCTCTTCCTCTTTCGCAGGCGATCATTGTTGTTCAGGATTACCTCAATACAGGTGTGTCAATAATCACCCAGAAAGAAAGTCAGATATATACATTTTTGGACCAACTGTCTTCCGTGACAACCCGGAAGAACATTTTTGACATCGCGTTGATTGCGACGCTTAGAGATAACGGTGTCAGGGGAATTTATACCGTCAATGTTTCCGATTTCAAGGGGTTTGATTTTTTGGAAGTTGTAAATCCTTTGGAATAA
- a CDS encoding hypothetical protein (Evidence 5 : Unknown function), with product MPELVLKGLEHVYDAFDEYEHPNHISLRVTGLSVSEAITRGRSLLQSMVTRQRREGGFLSSGTFSAELTRIEDSEGYILYQDLKPVREGLRYFGDDLEDYRDAVAEFVFLSYSHRDARFTEQIAKQLEIRGLRLWFDRNDIQTESSLLRFGNSEDEDSRLLRVLEHAIDRAKWLLLVVSSNSIDSKWVKAEVAFSVREDVPIACLLLERSNIAAAPAWVSAAASNSHCYDFSGWDQGGSWNRPLKKLLEDVFRYRGHD from the coding sequence ATGCCGGAACTCGTGCTCAAGGGACTTGAACATGTTTACGACGCGTTTGATGAGTATGAGCACCCAAACCACATCAGCCTTCGCGTAACTGGCCTGTCGGTGTCCGAAGCGATCACTCGTGGCCGGTCGCTTCTCCAAAGCATGGTCACTCGACAACGTCGGGAAGGCGGTTTCCTGTCGAGTGGAACGTTTTCAGCCGAGTTGACGCGTATTGAGGATTCGGAGGGGTACATACTCTACCAGGACCTGAAGCCTGTCAGAGAGGGCCTACGGTACTTCGGCGACGATCTGGAGGACTACCGCGATGCGGTAGCTGAGTTCGTCTTTCTAAGCTACTCGCACAGGGATGCGAGGTTTACCGAGCAGATCGCAAAGCAACTCGAGATTCGCGGCTTGCGGCTCTGGTTCGACCGCAATGACATCCAGACGGAGAGTTCTCTCTTACGTTTCGGCAACTCTGAAGATGAGGATTCCCGGCTATTGCGGGTTTTGGAGCACGCAATCGACCGGGCAAAGTGGCTTTTGCTCGTTGTCTCAAGCAATTCGATCGATAGCAAGTGGGTAAAAGCCGAAGTGGCCTTTTCAGTGCGTGAAGATGTTCCAATTGCGTGCTTGCTCCTTGAAAGGTCCAATATAGCCGCTGCGCCAGCTTGGGTGAGTGCGGCGGCATCGAATTCACACTGCTATGATTTCTCAGGGTGGGACCAAGGTGGTTCGTGGAACAGACCTTTAAAGAAACTACTCGAAGATGTCTTCCGGTATCGTGGCCATGACTGA
- a CDS encoding DNA-binding protein (fragment) gives MRKTTKIEVMSRDVMIRMVNREGYICVTDIARYKNSDDPRFVIQNLMKTRATVKFLGIWEIINNEDFNRVEFDTVKNEAGSNAFVLTPAKWIKLTKAIGIFLKAGRYGGTKNTNGPKGRSQSIVQPNVRQANFPT, from the coding sequence ATGAGAAAAACAACAAAAATTGAAGTCATGAGCCGGGACGTGATGATCAGGATGGTTAACCGGGAAGGCTATATCTGCGTCACTGATATCGCCAGATATAAGAATAGTGACGATCCTCGTTTCGTTATTCAGAATTTGATGAAAACCCGCGCCACAGTTAAATTTCTGGGTATTTGGGAAATTATCAATAACGAAGATTTTAACCGTGTCGAATTCGACACGGTTAAAAATGAGGCTGGCAGCAACGCTTTTGTTCTTACCCCGGCAAAGTGGATAAAACTTACGAAAGCAATTGGAATTTTTTTAAAAGCGGGGAGATATGGCGGAACCAAAAATACAAATGGGCCGAAAGGTCGTTCTCAATCCATTGTTCAACCAAACGTTCGACAGGCAAATTTTCCCACATAA
- a CDS encoding hypothetical protein (Evidence 5 : Unknown function) — MFNSLPNRSERSYLKSVFKQYPLESILWGLWQFKDELNSIEIAYTTTIAIEFSKPGQYCHIIKPLDKSILLKLVNLATNFCLNNGESGEKFSRETNDIFYKIFNLMANQLSVSYRSHGDYSRALLLYEIIPNEIENNKFEHSLSEEFIKDKGYSINEYLQVCFLTLAAIHGSGKFADDYLEKALTVTQSPSFETMNKILFDISASAVHYRRERKRLNTLDSFKYQPILMYPLIKPWSHIPMNTKGKRYLSPLPNLIAHKAHMGIYHHFLSKYKTKFTRFFGKEIFERYVCRALECCCHKDEIKDEDTIKTDYKIPEGVKIPDFLFIKDNRGIIVECKAAILPLGVYTKGSMIDFKTTVNKIYKGVCQTASFEQHALNNSLYNVKEWICLIITYEPLWGVNSGILSEILITDFKDEDEALKFRDGFDKVLILSVSQLDIIQTHTSETNSLYSILKKIKSGDFNDVINNLVDKTGRTFKDSYLAEYTEQITNSLVPETNVRKQAKLL; from the coding sequence ATGTTTAATAGTCTCCCAAATAGAAGTGAGAGATCATATCTAAAATCAGTATTCAAACAGTATCCACTTGAATCAATTCTTTGGGGGCTCTGGCAATTTAAAGATGAGTTGAATTCAATTGAAATAGCCTACACTACGACTATCGCAATTGAGTTTTCTAAACCGGGCCAATATTGTCACATAATCAAACCTTTAGATAAATCAATTTTGTTAAAGCTAGTTAACTTGGCAACTAATTTTTGTTTGAACAATGGTGAATCAGGTGAGAAATTCTCAAGAGAAACAAATGATATTTTTTACAAAATATTTAATTTAATGGCTAATCAGTTGAGTGTGTCCTATCGCTCTCATGGAGATTACTCTCGAGCACTACTTCTGTATGAAATCATTCCAAATGAAATTGAAAACAATAAATTTGAACACTCTTTGTCAGAAGAATTTATAAAAGATAAAGGATATTCAATTAATGAGTATTTACAAGTTTGTTTTTTAACACTTGCTGCTATTCACGGTAGCGGAAAGTTTGCAGATGACTATTTAGAAAAAGCACTAACAGTTACTCAATCTCCTTCTTTTGAAACAATGAATAAAATCTTGTTTGATATTTCAGCATCTGCAGTTCATTACCGCAGAGAGAGGAAAAGGTTAAACACCTTAGATTCATTTAAATACCAACCTATTCTGATGTATCCACTCATAAAACCGTGGTCACATATTCCAATGAATACAAAAGGAAAACGATATCTTTCCCCCTTACCTAACTTAATTGCTCATAAAGCACATATGGGTATCTATCATCATTTTTTATCAAAATATAAAACCAAATTTACAAGATTTTTTGGGAAAGAAATATTTGAAAGATATGTTTGCAGAGCATTGGAATGTTGTTGTCATAAAGACGAAATCAAAGATGAAGACACTATAAAAACAGACTATAAAATTCCAGAGGGAGTTAAGATTCCAGACTTTTTGTTTATCAAAGACAACAGGGGTATTATTGTCGAATGCAAAGCAGCTATACTGCCCTTAGGTGTTTACACAAAAGGCAGTATGATTGATTTTAAAACTACTGTTAACAAAATATATAAAGGAGTTTGCCAAACTGCTAGTTTTGAACAACATGCTTTAAATAATTCGCTTTATAACGTTAAAGAGTGGATTTGTCTTATTATAACTTATGAGCCACTGTGGGGAGTTAATTCGGGTATTTTATCTGAAATTTTAATTACAGATTTTAAAGACGAAGATGAAGCTCTCAAATTTAGGGATGGATTTGATAAGGTTCTAATATTATCGGTATCCCAGCTAGACATCATACAAACACATACTTCTGAAACAAACTCACTATATTCTATCCTTAAGAAAATTAAAAGCGGTGATTTTAACGATGTAATCAATAACCTTGTCGATAAAACTGGAAGAACCTTTAAAGACTCTTATTTAGCAGAATACACAGAACAAATAACAAATAGTCTCGTGCCAGAAACAAATGTCCGTAAACAGGCTAAGTTGCTGTAG
- a CDS encoding Putative nuclease YhcG (fragment) (Evidence 3 : Putative function from multiple computational evidences) → MVEKLGHFLLELGKGFAFIGQQYRITLNNTHFYVDLVFYHHILKCFVLIDLKRGKADHHDVGQMNLYLNYFKNEENTQGDGAPIGIVLAAEKDEILVEYATGSISNPLFASKYQIYLPKKESLEQELRLLLEENENN, encoded by the coding sequence TTGGTGGAAAAGCTGGGACACTTTCTCCTTGAGCTTGGAAAAGGTTTTGCCTTTATCGGACAGCAATACCGCATAACCCTCAATAATACTCATTTTTATGTGGACCTTGTTTTTTATCACCACATTTTGAAATGCTTTGTCCTGATTGATTTAAAACGGGGCAAAGCGGATCACCATGATGTCGGACAGATGAATCTCTACCTCAACTATTTTAAAAACGAGGAAAATACCCAGGGAGACGGAGCCCCCATAGGAATTGTTCTCGCCGCAGAGAAAGATGAAATACTGGTGGAGTATGCCACAGGAAGCATTTCCAACCCATTGTTTGCTTCCAAATACCAGATATATCTTCCGAAAAAAGAGTCGCTCGAACAGGAATTGAGACTTTTATTGGAGGAGAATGAAAACAACTGA